In Syntrophomonas wolfei subsp. wolfei str. Goettingen G311, a single window of DNA contains:
- a CDS encoding CvpA family protein has protein sequence MDYLFIGIILLSAWAGYRQGLVDAIGGLLGTLGGLILAVLYREELAFYLDKHYGFTQALGDLLAERMPTPVYSPEWGAIGKGLGLPEILVDPTAFLAQLLLLLLCFLLILFTSSFIIKLVFAALNRLLSCGGLDWLNRLLGLLLVTAKNLIIMIFLIGLLYPAINLAARMGSAWAVSINNSLGMSWLAPWFLELFTCGKTLLGIAALC, from the coding sequence TTGGATTATTTATTTATAGGCATTATATTATTGAGCGCCTGGGCTGGTTATCGCCAGGGGCTGGTGGATGCGATAGGGGGATTACTGGGTACATTGGGCGGCTTAATACTAGCCGTTCTATATCGAGAAGAACTGGCCTTTTACCTGGATAAACACTATGGCTTTACGCAGGCCCTGGGTGATTTATTGGCAGAGAGAATGCCCACCCCGGTCTACTCCCCCGAATGGGGGGCGATCGGGAAGGGGTTGGGACTACCTGAGATACTGGTTGATCCAACTGCCTTCCTGGCTCAACTCTTGCTCTTACTGCTGTGTTTTTTGCTAATACTTTTTACCAGCAGTTTTATAATAAAACTGGTTTTTGCTGCCTTAAACCGCCTGCTCTCTTGCGGAGGTTTGGACTGGCTCAACCGCCTTTTGGGCTTGCTGCTGGTAACGGCGAAAAATCTTATAATTATGATTTTCTTGATCGGCCTGCTTTATCCGGCCATCAACCTGGCGGCCCGGATGGGATCGGCCTGGGCTGTCAGTATAAACAATAGTCTTGGCATGTCATGGCTGGCTCCCTGGTTCCTGGAGCTCTTTACCTGCGGCAAGACTTTATTGGGAATTGCAGCGCTGTGTTGA
- a CDS encoding TVP38/TMEM64 family protein: MDFQSLDSITAISAFLKSYGLLAPIVASALFIVQAIFPVFPYVILAAAGGLLFGFKLGFFLAWSGALAGACLAYWICRLAGSEWVINTIQSRFSYDIREIDTRLAFWSIVIARVLPVVPTPIINAAAALAGVPFWTFFFSSAIGKLPTALLYTGLGLCLFQVKDIRLTLLVLGLILLLLVAGRYLGKKRLLSP, translated from the coding sequence ATGGATTTTCAATCTCTGGATAGTATTACCGCCATCAGCGCTTTTCTAAAATCATATGGCCTGCTGGCTCCCATAGTAGCTTCTGCTCTGTTCATTGTTCAGGCCATATTCCCGGTTTTTCCTTACGTGATTCTGGCCGCGGCAGGAGGCCTTTTGTTTGGTTTTAAACTGGGCTTTTTCCTGGCCTGGTCCGGTGCTCTGGCTGGTGCCTGCCTGGCCTACTGGATTTGCCGACTGGCCGGCTCAGAATGGGTAATTAATACCATACAGTCTCGCTTTTCTTATGATATACGGGAAATAGATACCCGTTTGGCCTTCTGGAGTATCGTAATTGCCCGGGTGTTGCCGGTGGTTCCTACCCCGATAATAAATGCCGCCGCCGCCCTGGCCGGGGTCCCTTTTTGGACCTTCTTCTTTTCCTCTGCCATCGGCAAGCTTCCCACCGCCTTGCTTTATACCGGTCTGGGGCTTTGCCTGTTCCAGGTCAAGGATATTCGCCTGACCCTCTTGGTGCTAGGCCTGATTCTCCTCCTCCTGGTCGCTGGTCGCTACCTGGGGAAAAAACGTCTGCTTTCCCCCTAA